From uncultured Pseudodesulfovibrio sp.:
AAAAGGGTGTTTCTCTCATGACTATTGTCGCTGAGGGGGACGATGCCATTGTCGAACAGATCGTTAAGCAACTTCGTAAGCTCGTACCTACTGTAAAAGTCAAAGATCTCACTGAATTGAATTCCGTAGACCGTGAAATGGTCTTGCTCAAGGTCAACGCCGAAGATTCAAAACGCGCAGAGATTCTGCGAATTGTTGACATCTTTAGGTGCAAGGTTGTAGACGTCAGCGTCGACGAATTGACCATTGAGGTAACGGGCGATCAGGGCAAGATCGGCGCACTCGTCAATTTGCTCACCCGTTTTGGTATTAAGGAAGTTGCTCGCACCGGCAATGTTGCCATGCAGCGTTCCATGCAGATCGATCTATAATTTGCAACC
This genomic window contains:
- the ilvN gene encoding acetolactate synthase small subunit; the protein is MSKHTLSVMVENEPGVLSRVAGLFSGRGFNIYSLNVAPTLEKGVSLMTIVAEGDDAIVEQIVKQLRKLVPTVKVKDLTELNSVDREMVLLKVNAEDSKRAEILRIVDIFRCKVVDVSVDELTIEVTGDQGKIGALVNLLTRFGIKEVARTGNVAMQRSMQIDL